The Cannabis sativa cultivar Pink pepper isolate KNU-18-1 unplaced genomic scaffold, ASM2916894v1 Contig3, whole genome shotgun sequence genome window below encodes:
- the LOC133033255 gene encoding basic leucine zipper 23-like isoform X2, with the protein MDDGEVDFSNQEVFSSPNMAGELPSSCSMDSFFDELLKDSHACTHTHTCNPPGPDYSHTHTCFHVHTKIVPAATEGNNTATDDSADSVGKNSKKRPLGNREAVRKYREKKKARAASLEDEVVRLRTLNQQLVKRLQGQAALEAEVARLKCLLVDIRGRIEGEIGSFPYQKSVNHTIPNPTMPGSYMVNPCNVQCNDQVYCLHPGVDDKCDDDSLNDQGINACEFESLQCLANQNSASMDLSGCGVGNVSVSARAKSSASNKRKGGAHAATAS; encoded by the exons ATGGACGACGGTGAGGTTGACTTTTCGAACCAAGAAGTGTTTTCTAGTCCAAATATGGCTGGCGAGCTTCCCAGCAGTTGCTCGATGGACAGTTTCTTTGATGAGCTTCTGAAAGACTCTCATGCTTGTACTCACACCCACACTTGCAACCCACCCGGTCCTGATTACTCTCATACCCACACTTGTTTTCATGTCCATACAAAAATTGTGCCTGCTGCAACTGAAGGCAACAACACTGCAACAGATGATTCTGCAGATTCTGTAGGAAAGAACTCGAAAAAACGCCCTTTGGGAAACCGGGAAGCAGTGCGCAAATACCGTGAGAAGAAGAAGGCAAGAGCAGCATCTTTGGAGGATGAAGTTGTAAGATTGAGAACTCTTAATCAGCAGTTGGTCAAAAGATTGCAAGGTCAAGCTGCTTTGGAGGCTGAGGTTGCAAGGCTCAAGTGTTTACTTGTGGATATTCGTGGAAGAATTGAAGGGGAAATTGGATCTTTTCCGTATCAGAAATCTGTGAATCACACCATTCCAAACCCAACCATGCCTGGTTCATACATGGTGAACCCCTGTAATGTACAATGTAACGATCAGGTGTATTGTCTTCATCCTGGGGTGGATGACAAATGTGACGATGACTCCTTGAATGACCAAGGTATAAATGCTTGCGAATTTGAGAGTCTCCAATGTTTGGCAAATCAGAACTCAGCTTCCATGGACCTTTCTGGTTGTGGAGTTGGCAATGTGAGTGTATCAGCTCGTGCTAAATCTTCTGCCTCAAACAAGAGGAAAG GAGGGGCCCATGCAGCAACTGCAAGTTGA
- the LOC133028931 gene encoding protein kinase STUNTED-like isoform X3, which produces MDQKLGWPLLRKSISGAPHTPKARNISVVHWVMSLPDRSPMQYLHCPTIVENPNMEGELNDFDNDTNNSIKLSDFSEIPEGLQNLLLTNSRGYKWFTLDDLKASTSQFASENLIGNGGCNRVYKGTLECGKLVAIKILESSKQGWKDFALEFDIISSLKHKHITPLLGICVEDNALISVYDFLPKGSLEENLHGKKEDKFVLSWELRYDVAIGIAEALHYLHKESPQPVIHRDIKSANVLLSNEFEAKLSDFGLAIWGPITSSFVTQGDVVGTFGYLAPEYFMYGKVSDKIDVYAFGVVLLELLSGRRPIVSDSPKGQESLVMWAKPLLESRDVKSLLDPNLDGKVDEVQMKRMVLAATLCLIRSSRLRPSISQIMKILKGEEDIEKWANSKNICQQHDISENQGEEDDEVYPNSSAELHLSLALLDVDDDEMTSFSSTDRSSSMYLNESFKDRWSRSPSFD; this is translated from the exons ATGGACCAAAAGCTTGGTTGGCCTTTGCTTAGAAAATCAATTTCAGGGGCCCCACATACCCCAAAGGCAAGGAACATCTCAGTGGTTCATTGGGTGATGAGCTTACCAGATCGGTCTCCAATGCAATATTTACATTGTCCAACAATAGTAGAGAATCCCAACATGGAAGGAGAGCTCAATGACTTTGATAATGACACTAATAATAGTATCAAATTATCTGATTTTAGTGAAATACCAGAAGGGTTGCAAAATCTTCTTCTCACCAACTCACGTGGCTACAAATGGTTCACTCTTGATGATCTCAAAGCGTCAACTTCTcaatttgcttcag AAAATCTGATTGGAAATGGGGGGTGTAACCGTGTGTATAAGGGAACTCTTGAATGTGGAAAGTTAGTGGCAATTAAGATTCTtgaatcatcaaaacaagggtGGAAAGATTTTGCCCTCGAATTTGACATTATATCTTCTTTGAAACACAAACACATCACTCCTTTACTGGGAATTTGTGTTGAGGATAATGCTCTGATTTCTGTCTATGATTTTCTTCCTAAAGGAAGCTTAGAAGAAAATCTACATG GTAAGAAGGAAGACAAGTTTGTTTTGTCATGGGAACTAAGATATGATGTAGCTATTGGGATTGCGGAAGCTCTCCATTACCTTCACAAAGAAAGTCCTCAGCCTGTGATTCATAGAGATATTAAGTCTGCAAACGTTCTTCTCTCTAATGAGTTTGAAGCAAAG TTATCTGATTTTGGATTGGCCATATGGGGCCCCATAACTTCATCTTTTGTAACCCAAGGAGATGTGGTTGGAACATTTGGCTATCTAGCACCTGAATATTTCATGTATGGAAAAGTTAGTGACAAGATTGATGTCTATGCATTTGGAGTTGTACTTCTTGAACTCTTGTCTGGAAGAAGACCAATTGTTTCTGATTCTCCTAAAGGACAAGAGAGTTTGGTCATGTGG GCAAAGCCACTATTAGAGAGTAGAGATGTGAAAAGTTTATTAGACCCAAATTTGGATGGAAAAGTTGATGAAGTTCAAATGAAGAGAATGGTTCTAGCAGCAACTCTTTGCCTCATTCGCTCATCTAGGCTTCGCCCTAGCATCAGCCAA ATAATGAAGATATTGAAAGGAGAAGAAGATATTGAGAAGTGGGCAAACTCAAAAAACATTTGTCAACAACATGACATATCAGAGAACCAaggagaagaagatgatgaagttTATCCAAATTCAAGTGCAGAGTTGCATTTGAGTCTTGCATTACTGgatgttgatgatgatgaaaTGACGTCGTTTAGCAGTACGGACAGAAGTAGCAGCATGTATTTGAATGAGTCCTTTAAAGACCGATGGAGTAGGTCACCAAGTTTCGATTGA
- the LOC133028931 gene encoding protein kinase STUNTED-like isoform X1 gives MTVFEEFLTVLHNTKKERIVLVGIRIDSHSREILSWALVKVAEPGDSVVAIHVCRNSDEALKKKPSLDDYLEVYQGLCSVKKVALTGQILTGSSARRALVREAISHGVEALVLGISKRSNIRSRISTAKYCAKRLSSTTEVLAIHNGKVLFRRCPITKLSDTATNDRKELKPSPFTTKETVSEFGDSEAETETVVSFCETTRSTDSFSLISHQEKRRSLSRSDSLLSTDSFSMDQKLGWPLLRKSISGAPHTPKARNISVVHWVMSLPDRSPMQYLHCPTIVENPNMEGELNDFDNDTNNSIKLSDFSEIPEGLQNLLLTNSRGYKWFTLDDLKASTSQFASENLIGNGGCNRVYKGTLECGKLVAIKILESSKQGWKDFALEFDIISSLKHKHITPLLGICVEDNALISVYDFLPKGSLEENLHGKKEDKFVLSWELRYDVAIGIAEALHYLHKESPQPVIHRDIKSANVLLSNEFEAKLSDFGLAIWGPITSSFVTQGDVVGTFGYLAPEYFMYGKVSDKIDVYAFGVVLLELLSGRRPIVSDSPKGQESLVMWAKPLLESRDVKSLLDPNLDGKVDEVQMKRMVLAATLCLIRSSRLRPSISQIMKILKGEEDIEKWANSKNICQQHDISENQGEEDDEVYPNSSAELHLSLALLDVDDDEMTSFSSTDRSSSMYLNESFKDRWSRSPSFD, from the exons ATGACTGTGTTTGAGGAGTTTTTGACTGTTCTTCATAATACAAAAAAGGAGAGAATTGTTTTGGTTGGTATTCGAATTGATAGCCATAGCAGAGAGATTCTCAGCTGGGCTCTTGTGAAGGTTGCTGAGCCTGGAGATTCTGTTGTTGCAATTCATGTCTGTAGAAATTCAG ATGAAGCTTTGAAAAAGAAACCTTCTTTAGATGATTACCTGGAAGTGTATCAAGGTTTATGTAGTGTTAAAAAG GTGGCACTTACTGGTCAGATATTAACTGGAAGTTCAGCCAGAAGGGCTCTGGTGAGAGAGGCAATCAGTCATGGTGTTGAAGCTCTGGTTTTGGGCATAAGTAAACGAAGCAATATTAG GAGTAGGATTTCCACAGCCAAATATTGTGCCAAGAGGCTATCTTCAACCACAGAAGTCCTGGCTATTCACAATGGGAAAGTTCTCTTCAGAAGGTGCCCCATCACTAAACTTTCAG ACACTGCGACGAATGATCGGAAAGAACTTAAACCAAGTCCTTTTACAACAAAAGAAACTGTGTCTGAATTTGGCGACTCTGAAGCGGAGACAGAAACTGTGGTATCCTTTTGTGAAACGACTAGGAGTACTGACTCATTCAGTCTAATAAGCCatcaagagaagagaagaagccTTTCAAGATCAGATTCTCTTCTTTCAACCGATTCTTTTTCTATGGACCAAAAGCTTGGTTGGCCTTTGCTTAGAAAATCAATTTCAGGGGCCCCACATACCCCAAAGGCAAGGAACATCTCAGTGGTTCATTGGGTGATGAGCTTACCAGATCGGTCTCCAATGCAATATTTACATTGTCCAACAATAGTAGAGAATCCCAACATGGAAGGAGAGCTCAATGACTTTGATAATGACACTAATAATAGTATCAAATTATCTGATTTTAGTGAAATACCAGAAGGGTTGCAAAATCTTCTTCTCACCAACTCACGTGGCTACAAATGGTTCACTCTTGATGATCTCAAAGCGTCAACTTCTcaatttgcttcag AAAATCTGATTGGAAATGGGGGGTGTAACCGTGTGTATAAGGGAACTCTTGAATGTGGAAAGTTAGTGGCAATTAAGATTCTtgaatcatcaaaacaagggtGGAAAGATTTTGCCCTCGAATTTGACATTATATCTTCTTTGAAACACAAACACATCACTCCTTTACTGGGAATTTGTGTTGAGGATAATGCTCTGATTTCTGTCTATGATTTTCTTCCTAAAGGAAGCTTAGAAGAAAATCTACATG GTAAGAAGGAAGACAAGTTTGTTTTGTCATGGGAACTAAGATATGATGTAGCTATTGGGATTGCGGAAGCTCTCCATTACCTTCACAAAGAAAGTCCTCAGCCTGTGATTCATAGAGATATTAAGTCTGCAAACGTTCTTCTCTCTAATGAGTTTGAAGCAAAG TTATCTGATTTTGGATTGGCCATATGGGGCCCCATAACTTCATCTTTTGTAACCCAAGGAGATGTGGTTGGAACATTTGGCTATCTAGCACCTGAATATTTCATGTATGGAAAAGTTAGTGACAAGATTGATGTCTATGCATTTGGAGTTGTACTTCTTGAACTCTTGTCTGGAAGAAGACCAATTGTTTCTGATTCTCCTAAAGGACAAGAGAGTTTGGTCATGTGG GCAAAGCCACTATTAGAGAGTAGAGATGTGAAAAGTTTATTAGACCCAAATTTGGATGGAAAAGTTGATGAAGTTCAAATGAAGAGAATGGTTCTAGCAGCAACTCTTTGCCTCATTCGCTCATCTAGGCTTCGCCCTAGCATCAGCCAA ATAATGAAGATATTGAAAGGAGAAGAAGATATTGAGAAGTGGGCAAACTCAAAAAACATTTGTCAACAACATGACATATCAGAGAACCAaggagaagaagatgatgaagttTATCCAAATTCAAGTGCAGAGTTGCATTTGAGTCTTGCATTACTGgatgttgatgatgatgaaaTGACGTCGTTTAGCAGTACGGACAGAAGTAGCAGCATGTATTTGAATGAGTCCTTTAAAGACCGATGGAGTAGGTCACCAAGTTTCGATTGA
- the LOC133033255 gene encoding basic leucine zipper 23-like isoform X1 encodes MCCSSTSYFLVSNIKSSAFELCWVGLEIGRREKFQFGLLFGLNSLFIFSFSNLILTMDDGEVDFSNQEVFSSPNMAGELPSSCSMDSFFDELLKDSHACTHTHTCNPPGPDYSHTHTCFHVHTKIVPAATEGNNTATDDSADSVGKNSKKRPLGNREAVRKYREKKKARAASLEDEVVRLRTLNQQLVKRLQGQAALEAEVARLKCLLVDIRGRIEGEIGSFPYQKSVNHTIPNPTMPGSYMVNPCNVQCNDQVYCLHPGVDDKCDDDSLNDQGINACEFESLQCLANQNSASMDLSGCGVGNVSVSARAKSSASNKRKGGAHAATAS; translated from the exons ATGTGTTGTTCTTCCACCTCTTATTTCTTGGTTTCGAATATCAAATCCAG TGCCTTCGAATTGTGTTGGGTAGGACTCGAAATTGGGCGCAGAGAGAAGTTTCAGTTTGGATTGCTGTTTGGTTTGAattctttatttatattttctttctcaAATTTGATTCTCACAATGGACGACGGTGAGGTTGACTTTTCGAACCAAGAAGTGTTTTCTAGTCCAAATATGGCTGGCGAGCTTCCCAGCAGTTGCTCGATGGACAGTTTCTTTGATGAGCTTCTGAAAGACTCTCATGCTTGTACTCACACCCACACTTGCAACCCACCCGGTCCTGATTACTCTCATACCCACACTTGTTTTCATGTCCATACAAAAATTGTGCCTGCTGCAACTGAAGGCAACAACACTGCAACAGATGATTCTGCAGATTCTGTAGGAAAGAACTCGAAAAAACGCCCTTTGGGAAACCGGGAAGCAGTGCGCAAATACCGTGAGAAGAAGAAGGCAAGAGCAGCATCTTTGGAGGATGAAGTTGTAAGATTGAGAACTCTTAATCAGCAGTTGGTCAAAAGATTGCAAGGTCAAGCTGCTTTGGAGGCTGAGGTTGCAAGGCTCAAGTGTTTACTTGTGGATATTCGTGGAAGAATTGAAGGGGAAATTGGATCTTTTCCGTATCAGAAATCTGTGAATCACACCATTCCAAACCCAACCATGCCTGGTTCATACATGGTGAACCCCTGTAATGTACAATGTAACGATCAGGTGTATTGTCTTCATCCTGGGGTGGATGACAAATGTGACGATGACTCCTTGAATGACCAAGGTATAAATGCTTGCGAATTTGAGAGTCTCCAATGTTTGGCAAATCAGAACTCAGCTTCCATGGACCTTTCTGGTTGTGGAGTTGGCAATGTGAGTGTATCAGCTCGTGCTAAATCTTCTGCCTCAAACAAGAGGAAAG GAGGGGCCCATGCAGCAACTGCAAGTTGA
- the LOC133028931 gene encoding protein kinase STUNTED-like isoform X2 → MGKFSSEDTATNDRKELKPSPFTTKETVSEFGDSEAETETVVSFCETTRSTDSFSLISHQEKRRSLSRSDSLLSTDSFSMDQKLGWPLLRKSISGAPHTPKARNISVVHWVMSLPDRSPMQYLHCPTIVENPNMEGELNDFDNDTNNSIKLSDFSEIPEGLQNLLLTNSRGYKWFTLDDLKASTSQFASENLIGNGGCNRVYKGTLECGKLVAIKILESSKQGWKDFALEFDIISSLKHKHITPLLGICVEDNALISVYDFLPKGSLEENLHGKKEDKFVLSWELRYDVAIGIAEALHYLHKESPQPVIHRDIKSANVLLSNEFEAKLSDFGLAIWGPITSSFVTQGDVVGTFGYLAPEYFMYGKVSDKIDVYAFGVVLLELLSGRRPIVSDSPKGQESLVMWAKPLLESRDVKSLLDPNLDGKVDEVQMKRMVLAATLCLIRSSRLRPSISQIMKILKGEEDIEKWANSKNICQQHDISENQGEEDDEVYPNSSAELHLSLALLDVDDDEMTSFSSTDRSSSMYLNESFKDRWSRSPSFD, encoded by the exons ATGGGAAAGTTCTCTTCAGAAG ACACTGCGACGAATGATCGGAAAGAACTTAAACCAAGTCCTTTTACAACAAAAGAAACTGTGTCTGAATTTGGCGACTCTGAAGCGGAGACAGAAACTGTGGTATCCTTTTGTGAAACGACTAGGAGTACTGACTCATTCAGTCTAATAAGCCatcaagagaagagaagaagccTTTCAAGATCAGATTCTCTTCTTTCAACCGATTCTTTTTCTATGGACCAAAAGCTTGGTTGGCCTTTGCTTAGAAAATCAATTTCAGGGGCCCCACATACCCCAAAGGCAAGGAACATCTCAGTGGTTCATTGGGTGATGAGCTTACCAGATCGGTCTCCAATGCAATATTTACATTGTCCAACAATAGTAGAGAATCCCAACATGGAAGGAGAGCTCAATGACTTTGATAATGACACTAATAATAGTATCAAATTATCTGATTTTAGTGAAATACCAGAAGGGTTGCAAAATCTTCTTCTCACCAACTCACGTGGCTACAAATGGTTCACTCTTGATGATCTCAAAGCGTCAACTTCTcaatttgcttcag AAAATCTGATTGGAAATGGGGGGTGTAACCGTGTGTATAAGGGAACTCTTGAATGTGGAAAGTTAGTGGCAATTAAGATTCTtgaatcatcaaaacaagggtGGAAAGATTTTGCCCTCGAATTTGACATTATATCTTCTTTGAAACACAAACACATCACTCCTTTACTGGGAATTTGTGTTGAGGATAATGCTCTGATTTCTGTCTATGATTTTCTTCCTAAAGGAAGCTTAGAAGAAAATCTACATG GTAAGAAGGAAGACAAGTTTGTTTTGTCATGGGAACTAAGATATGATGTAGCTATTGGGATTGCGGAAGCTCTCCATTACCTTCACAAAGAAAGTCCTCAGCCTGTGATTCATAGAGATATTAAGTCTGCAAACGTTCTTCTCTCTAATGAGTTTGAAGCAAAG TTATCTGATTTTGGATTGGCCATATGGGGCCCCATAACTTCATCTTTTGTAACCCAAGGAGATGTGGTTGGAACATTTGGCTATCTAGCACCTGAATATTTCATGTATGGAAAAGTTAGTGACAAGATTGATGTCTATGCATTTGGAGTTGTACTTCTTGAACTCTTGTCTGGAAGAAGACCAATTGTTTCTGATTCTCCTAAAGGACAAGAGAGTTTGGTCATGTGG GCAAAGCCACTATTAGAGAGTAGAGATGTGAAAAGTTTATTAGACCCAAATTTGGATGGAAAAGTTGATGAAGTTCAAATGAAGAGAATGGTTCTAGCAGCAACTCTTTGCCTCATTCGCTCATCTAGGCTTCGCCCTAGCATCAGCCAA ATAATGAAGATATTGAAAGGAGAAGAAGATATTGAGAAGTGGGCAAACTCAAAAAACATTTGTCAACAACATGACATATCAGAGAACCAaggagaagaagatgatgaagttTATCCAAATTCAAGTGCAGAGTTGCATTTGAGTCTTGCATTACTGgatgttgatgatgatgaaaTGACGTCGTTTAGCAGTACGGACAGAAGTAGCAGCATGTATTTGAATGAGTCCTTTAAAGACCGATGGAGTAGGTCACCAAGTTTCGATTGA